In a genomic window of Raphanus sativus cultivar WK10039 unplaced genomic scaffold, ASM80110v3 Scaffold3939, whole genome shotgun sequence:
- the LOC130507046 gene encoding transcription factor TRY, translating to MDNPDRRRRRKQHKVTLHDSEEVSSIEWEFINMTEQEEDLIFRMHRLVGDRWDLIAGRVPGRQPEEIERYWIMRNSDGFAEKRRQLHHSSSHKNTKPHRPRFSIYPS from the exons ATGGATAACCCCGACCGTCGTCGCCGTCGTAAGCAACACAAAGTCACTCTCCATGACTCTGAAG AAGTGAGCAGTATTGAATGGGAATTTATCAATATGacagaacaagaagaagatctcATCTTTCGAATGCATAGACTTGTCGGTGATAG gtgGGATTTAATAGCAGGACGAGTGCCAGGAAGACAACCagaagagatagagagatacTGGATAATGAGAAACAGTGATGGCTTTGCTGAGAAACGACGCCAACTTCATCACTCCTCTTCTCACAAAAATACGAAACCTCATCGTCCACGTTTTTCTATTTATCCTTCTTAG